The Canis aureus isolate CA01 chromosome 11, VMU_Caureus_v.1.0, whole genome shotgun sequence genome has a segment encoding these proteins:
- the LYG1 gene encoding lysozyme g-like protein 1 isoform X1: MSVLWLLLGLLALTDSSESSNWGCYGNIRNVETPGASCGIGKRHGLNYCGVRASERLAEIDMPYLLRYQPVIHTVGQKYCVDPAVIAGVLSRESHGSNAMVNVGNTGNGIGVVQDPGFYAPTSWISESQVSQITEVLTVRIKEIQRRFPTWTSDQHLKGGLCAYAGGPGYIRSSQDLSCDFCNDVLARAKYFKRHGF; this comes from the exons ATGTCTGTGCTGTGGCTGCTTCTGGGGCTTCTGGCCCTTACTG ATTCATCTGAAAGCAGCAACTGGGGATGCTATGGAAACATCCGAAACGTTGAGACCCCTGGGGCGTCCTGTGGGATTGGCAAGCGTCATGGCCTGAACTACTGTG GAGTTCGTGCTTCTGAAAGGCTGGCTGAAATAGACATGCCCTACCTCCTGAGATACCAGCCGGTGATTCACACTGTTGGCCAGAAGTACTGTGTGGATCCTGCAGTGATCGCTGGTGTCTTGTCCAGGGAGTCTCATGGCAGCAACGCTATGGTCAATGTGGGCAACACGGGCAACGGCATCGGGGTTGTGCAG gACCCTGGTTTTTATGCTCCCACATCCTGGATCAGCGAGTCTCAAGTTTCTCAGATAACTGAGGTCCTTACTGTTAGGATCAAAGAAATTCAAAGGAGGTTTCCAACTTGGACCTCTGACCAGCACCTGAAAG GTGGACTCTGTGCCTATGCTGGAGGTCCTGGCTACATCAGAAGCAGCCAGGACCTGAGCTGTGACTTCTGCAATGACGTCCTTGCACGAGCCAAATACTTCAAGAGACATGGCTTCTAA
- the LYG1 gene encoding lysozyme g-like protein 1 isoform X2, whose translation MSVLWLLLGLLALTDSSESSNWGCYGNIRNVETPGASCGIGKRHGLNYCGVRASERLAEIDMPYLLRYQPVIHTVGQKYCVDPAVIAGVLSRESHGSNAMVNVGNTGNGIGVVQDPGFYAPTSWISESQVSQITEVLTVRIKEIQRRFPTWTSDQHLKGLFKIQIPQLYVQSF comes from the exons ATGTCTGTGCTGTGGCTGCTTCTGGGGCTTCTGGCCCTTACTG ATTCATCTGAAAGCAGCAACTGGGGATGCTATGGAAACATCCGAAACGTTGAGACCCCTGGGGCGTCCTGTGGGATTGGCAAGCGTCATGGCCTGAACTACTGTG GAGTTCGTGCTTCTGAAAGGCTGGCTGAAATAGACATGCCCTACCTCCTGAGATACCAGCCGGTGATTCACACTGTTGGCCAGAAGTACTGTGTGGATCCTGCAGTGATCGCTGGTGTCTTGTCCAGGGAGTCTCATGGCAGCAACGCTATGGTCAATGTGGGCAACACGGGCAACGGCATCGGGGTTGTGCAG gACCCTGGTTTTTATGCTCCCACATCCTGGATCAGCGAGTCTCAAGTTTCTCAGATAACTGAGGTCCTTACTGTTAGGATCAAAGAAATTCAAAGGAGGTTTCCAACTTGGACCTCTGACCAGCACCTGAAAG